One window from the genome of Cyclobacterium amurskyense encodes:
- a CDS encoding glycoside hydrolase family 2 TIM barrel-domain containing protein, producing MLISCKYDNDLTISPAVEVRYTEGKAQLYRNGNPYFIKGASGIDNLEKVSAYGGNSIRTWSVHNAGEILDKAEALGLTVTLGLEIGRPYWGEDFKYWNILEVNKKIEELKPFIEKYKNHPALLMWGVGNEVSLKGGSRYLIYYTINRIAKMIKKTDPNHPVMTAINVKTIGRGKYLMPDVDILGYNGFGLIKHFFEDNKNYKNKGWGRAYIFSEWGVPGHWEVKDTAWGAPYELSTKQKINFLQQYWELMNQDTTSFLGSYAFYWGNKFEITDTWFSQFSTEGENSETVQYIQSLWKGEAFHSNLPEIFNISFNDRPGQSNQYLAADSLYFAFPITDFDDLSALKFKWEIRPEEAKFYELDDYQHNMSYLMEADSASTLKFRTPKNEGPYRIYVYISDDSGNYTSHNLPFYVVNQ from the coding sequence ATGCTTATTAGTTGTAAATATGATAATGATTTAACTATTTCTCCTGCAGTAGAAGTAAGGTACACGGAAGGAAAAGCACAACTTTACCGAAACGGGAACCCCTATTTTATAAAAGGGGCTAGTGGCATTGATAATCTTGAAAAAGTTTCAGCTTATGGGGGCAATTCTATTCGAACCTGGAGCGTACACAATGCGGGTGAAATTTTGGACAAAGCGGAAGCATTAGGTTTAACGGTTACCCTAGGACTGGAAATTGGTCGGCCTTATTGGGGTGAAGATTTTAAATATTGGAATATTCTTGAAGTCAATAAAAAAATAGAAGAATTAAAGCCTTTTATAGAAAAATACAAAAATCATCCTGCGCTCCTGATGTGGGGGGTGGGCAATGAAGTCAGTTTAAAAGGGGGGTCAAGGTATTTGATATATTATACCATCAACAGAATTGCCAAGATGATCAAAAAAACAGATCCCAATCATCCCGTCATGACAGCTATAAATGTCAAAACGATAGGACGAGGAAAATACCTGATGCCAGATGTCGATATATTAGGATATAATGGATTCGGATTGATCAAGCACTTCTTTGAAGACAATAAAAATTATAAAAACAAAGGATGGGGAAGAGCATACATTTTCTCAGAATGGGGAGTACCTGGTCACTGGGAAGTAAAAGACACAGCATGGGGTGCACCCTATGAGCTGAGCACCAAGCAAAAAATTAACTTTCTACAACAATATTGGGAATTAATGAATCAGGATACCACTTCTTTTTTAGGGAGTTATGCCTTCTACTGGGGGAATAAGTTTGAAATTACTGATACTTGGTTTAGCCAGTTTTCTACCGAAGGGGAGAACTCAGAGACTGTACAATACATACAAAGTCTCTGGAAAGGTGAAGCATTTCATAGCAATCTACCTGAAATTTTTAACATTAGTTTTAACGACCGACCCGGACAAAGCAATCAATACCTGGCTGCAGATTCCTTGTATTTTGCCTTTCCTATAACAGATTTTGATGATTTATCAGCCCTGAAATTTAAGTGGGAAATAAGACCTGAAGAGGCCAAGTTTTATGAACTTGATGATTACCAACACAACATGAGCTACCTAATGGAAGCCGATAGTGCATCTACGCTGAAATTTAGGACCCCAAAAAACGAAGGCCCATACAGAATTTATGTGTATATATCAGATGACAGTGGCAATTACACTTCTCATAACCTTCCTTTTTATGTAGTTAATCAATAG
- a CDS encoding sialidase family protein has protein sequence MKTLWASSFIFLMPAFWLSFFPQKSSVKTVKSKSLKVEILHRYIAIDNVCAWPNLTKLGDGSIHASIFNQPSHARREGSVEVWSTLDGGRFWNKTGVAAKNEVSTNRMNVAAGKNQVGDLVVVASGWELKDSGSAEGSKELVGVLRAWVSLSADGGETWKIYKNGFPIAENGMTQFIPFGDVLEAADGSLRVLAYAQSLDKSINKVSYFRSDDQGKSWIWVSHLSEGKGSTLFSGGHNETAFFQTGPKNWIAAARRWKAGAAMDLFVSEDDGKTWVLKRQLTDEQQHPGHITALANGDLLLTYGNRKDGQFGVAAKFSKDKGNTWSEEYILVDDLNSRDCGYPSSVQLEDGSILTAFYADGTESHQRYHMGTIIWKKPDQL, from the coding sequence ATGAAAACCTTGTGGGCGAGTTCCTTTATTTTCCTTATGCCGGCCTTTTGGCTGAGTTTCTTCCCTCAGAAATCCTCAGTTAAAACGGTCAAAAGTAAAAGTCTTAAGGTGGAGATACTTCATCGCTACATTGCCATTGATAATGTGTGCGCATGGCCTAACCTTACAAAGCTTGGGGACGGGAGTATTCATGCAAGTATCTTTAACCAGCCCAGTCATGCCAGGAGAGAAGGCAGTGTGGAGGTCTGGTCTACATTGGACGGAGGGAGATTTTGGAATAAAACAGGTGTGGCTGCAAAAAATGAGGTAAGTACCAACCGCATGAATGTAGCCGCTGGTAAAAACCAGGTAGGTGATTTGGTAGTAGTGGCTTCTGGGTGGGAATTAAAAGATTCAGGATCTGCTGAAGGCAGCAAAGAGCTTGTAGGCGTGCTCCGTGCCTGGGTGTCGTTATCAGCGGATGGTGGAGAAACATGGAAAATTTATAAAAATGGTTTTCCAATTGCAGAAAACGGAATGACTCAATTTATTCCTTTTGGGGATGTTTTAGAAGCGGCTGATGGAAGCCTAAGGGTACTTGCCTATGCGCAATCACTAGATAAAAGCATCAATAAAGTATCCTATTTTAGGAGTGATGATCAGGGAAAATCCTGGATTTGGGTGTCTCATTTAAGTGAAGGAAAAGGGAGTACATTATTCTCTGGGGGACACAATGAAACAGCATTTTTTCAGACGGGTCCCAAAAACTGGATAGCAGCTGCTAGAAGATGGAAAGCAGGAGCTGCTATGGATTTGTTTGTGAGTGAAGACGATGGAAAAACCTGGGTATTGAAGCGTCAATTGACAGATGAACAGCAGCATCCTGGTCATATAACAGCCTTAGCAAACGGAGACCTATTGCTCACTTATGGAAATAGGAAAGATGGTCAATTTGGTGTGGCTGCTAAGTTTAGCAAGGATAAAGGTAATACATGGTCTGAGGAATATATATTGGTAGATGACCTTAATAGCAGGGATTGCGGCTATCCATCAAGTGTGCAGTTAGAAGATGGGAGCATTTTGACAGCCTTTTATGCTGACGGTACTGAATCGCATCAAAGGTACCATATGGGTACAATAATTTGGAAAAAACCTGATCAGCTATGA
- a CDS encoding AraC family transcriptional regulator, whose amino-acid sequence MKTIEVRLPQEFDKSFIVFKEKGPYFPCPWHYHPEYELVLVLKSTGKRMVGDHIGYFEPGDLVCMGPYLPHVWLNDPVYTKGEADHDAEAIVIQFQADFLGADFLQIPEMENIKSILGLASRGMAFTGKTKEKITALMTEMVHMNGIQRLSSLLSIFDILSRNKEYQLLASPGYIDSEPEGSDRLTKIKNHILTNFDQEITLSEIASMANMGVTTFCNFFKEQYRITFIEYLNTVRIGHACKLLSNEDMNIVEVAFACGFNNLANFNRQFKKLKKMTPSDFRKTVNIQEVA is encoded by the coding sequence ATGAAAACCATAGAAGTTAGGCTACCGCAAGAATTTGACAAATCGTTTATAGTCTTTAAGGAAAAAGGACCTTATTTCCCTTGTCCCTGGCACTATCATCCGGAATACGAATTGGTATTGGTTTTAAAGAGTACCGGCAAAAGAATGGTTGGTGATCATATTGGCTATTTTGAACCTGGGGATTTGGTTTGTATGGGACCATACCTTCCACATGTTTGGCTCAACGATCCTGTTTACACAAAGGGAGAGGCTGATCATGACGCAGAGGCCATAGTTATTCAGTTTCAAGCAGATTTTCTAGGCGCTGATTTTCTACAGATACCAGAGATGGAAAACATTAAAAGTATACTAGGCCTTGCTAGCAGAGGCATGGCGTTTACAGGGAAAACAAAGGAAAAAATCACTGCTTTGATGACGGAGATGGTTCATATGAATGGAATCCAACGGCTTTCAAGTCTTCTTTCCATTTTTGATATCCTTTCAAGAAACAAAGAATATCAATTGCTAGCCAGCCCTGGCTATATAGACAGTGAACCTGAAGGGTCTGATAGGCTGACTAAAATTAAAAACCATATTCTAACTAATTTTGATCAGGAAATCACCCTGTCTGAAATCGCCTCTATGGCCAATATGGGTGTCACTACTTTTTGTAATTTCTTCAAAGAGCAATATAGGATCACTTTCATAGAGTACCTAAATACAGTCAGAATAGGACACGCCTGTAAACTTTTGTCTAATGAAGACATGAATATTGTAGAGGTAGCTTTTGCCTGTGGGTTTAACAATCTGGCGAATTTTAACCGGCAATTTAAAAAACTTAAAAAAATGACCCCATCCGATTTTAGAAAAACGGTCAATATTCAGGAAGTAGCTTAG
- a CDS encoding dihydrodipicolinate synthase family protein, producing the protein MKSFSAEEIHGVWGTVLLPILKDQSIDWEVLEHALKFTLDAGLNGIYTNGSAGEFYNQTEAEFDKLSELVAQEAENAGVPFQLGCGHLNPLLSLERVNRVKSFSPCALQVILPDWIKTNNKETLKFLEKTASAAAPIGLVIYNPPHAKKKLLPEDYANILMEGLPVVGCKTAGGDKEWYSKMNNLPKHFSYFIPGHFMVTGITQGAKGTYSNIACMHPKAVIKWYRMMHEEPERAQLIEKQLSLFFEREILPLILEEGYCDVAIDKFLASIGDWSMTGTRLRWPYSGIDPERIINKRRKLNKYVPEFFKELD; encoded by the coding sequence ATGAAGTCCTTTTCGGCAGAAGAAATACATGGGGTTTGGGGTACTGTATTGCTCCCCATTTTAAAAGACCAGTCCATCGATTGGGAGGTTTTAGAACATGCATTGAAATTCACCCTTGATGCCGGCTTAAATGGAATTTATACCAATGGGTCTGCAGGAGAATTTTATAACCAAACAGAAGCAGAATTTGATAAATTAAGTGAATTAGTAGCACAGGAAGCAGAAAATGCTGGTGTCCCTTTTCAATTGGGTTGTGGACATCTCAATCCGCTCCTTTCTCTTGAGAGGGTAAACAGGGTGAAGTCATTTTCTCCTTGTGCCCTTCAGGTTATTCTACCGGATTGGATAAAAACCAATAATAAGGAGACGCTTAAATTCCTGGAAAAGACAGCAAGTGCTGCAGCCCCTATAGGACTAGTGATTTATAATCCACCACATGCCAAAAAAAAGCTTCTTCCAGAGGACTATGCAAATATTTTAATGGAAGGGTTACCTGTAGTCGGATGCAAAACAGCGGGAGGGGATAAAGAATGGTATTCAAAAATGAATAACTTACCCAAGCACTTTTCTTATTTTATCCCAGGCCATTTCATGGTTACAGGCATCACTCAAGGAGCGAAAGGGACTTACTCTAATATAGCCTGTATGCATCCTAAGGCTGTAATAAAGTGGTACCGAATGATGCATGAAGAACCTGAACGAGCTCAGCTCATTGAAAAGCAGCTTTCGTTGTTTTTTGAGAGAGAAATATTGCCGTTGATATTGGAAGAAGGTTATTGTGATGTGGCCATAGATAAATTTTTAGCTAGTATTGGGGATTGGTCAATGACTGGAACTCGATTAAGGTGGCCATATTCAGGTATTGATCCAGAAAGAATAATAAATAAACGAAGAAAATTAAATAAATATGTTCCTGAATTTTTCAAGGAATTAGATTAA
- a CDS encoding sulfatase family protein, with protein sequence MIFKQFKIALILTVFSSGINFGCNSKEPQRASPNILLIVSEDNSSDLGCYGNKLIHTPNLDKLSKNGVKFLNAYTTYAVCSPSRSSIFTGLYPHQNGQLGWATHYYALYSGIKVLPNYLKESGYRTGILGKVHVNPADRFDFDFSALPGSNFQKENLKDYAIQAKKFVNQSENPYFLMVNLPDAHLPFQNEVEGLPTLKVDRNNIKETLPFVGVNNERLLDQTEAYYNCMNRLDESIGMLLDSLGDMSNTCIIYLSDHGAQFSRGKLTNYEGGLKIPFIISYPEEIKETGSSKDELISVIDILPTVLDLAGISGDFNFPGRSLMDLFTKDGDVTSWRTYLGADGEGASPVFYYPRRSIRGERYKLIQNIDVGRGEFPAFSAYADPDFGSGATIEEIAASDERIRQAYERWRKPPEWELYDLQEDPWEFENLADKPELETVLVYMKEALSAWRRDTNDPFLSADKLRNYTFEMDSINNLYPDHSYRKVEGFKWDYLDYLNN encoded by the coding sequence ATGATTTTTAAACAATTTAAAATTGCGCTGATATTAACGGTGTTTTCTAGTGGAATAAATTTTGGATGTAATTCCAAAGAACCACAAAGAGCCTCGCCAAATATTTTGTTGATTGTTTCTGAGGACAATAGTTCAGATTTGGGATGTTATGGGAATAAGCTCATACACACTCCAAATCTGGACAAGCTTTCTAAAAATGGGGTTAAGTTTCTCAATGCTTATACCACTTACGCAGTTTGTAGTCCATCGAGAAGCAGTATTTTCACAGGATTATACCCGCATCAAAACGGTCAACTCGGATGGGCGACCCACTATTACGCACTTTATTCCGGGATAAAAGTTTTGCCAAATTACCTTAAAGAATCAGGCTATAGAACTGGAATCCTAGGTAAGGTTCACGTTAATCCTGCAGATAGATTCGACTTTGATTTTTCCGCATTACCCGGTTCCAATTTCCAAAAAGAAAACTTGAAGGATTATGCCATACAAGCAAAGAAATTTGTCAACCAATCAGAGAACCCTTATTTCTTGATGGTAAATTTGCCGGATGCACACCTGCCATTTCAGAATGAAGTGGAAGGCTTACCTACGCTTAAAGTAGACCGAAATAATATTAAAGAAACACTTCCTTTCGTAGGCGTTAATAATGAACGCCTGCTGGATCAAACAGAAGCCTACTATAATTGCATGAATCGATTGGATGAATCTATCGGAATGTTGTTGGATAGTCTAGGTGATATGTCCAATACCTGTATCATTTACCTAAGCGATCATGGGGCCCAATTTAGCAGGGGGAAACTTACCAATTATGAAGGCGGTTTGAAAATCCCCTTTATTATTTCCTATCCTGAAGAGATAAAGGAAACTGGTTCAAGCAAGGATGAGTTGATCTCCGTAATTGATATCTTACCGACTGTTTTAGATCTTGCTGGGATTTCAGGTGATTTTAATTTTCCAGGTAGGTCCTTAATGGATTTATTTACAAAGGATGGGGATGTGACAAGTTGGAGGACATATCTGGGAGCAGATGGAGAAGGTGCCTCACCTGTATTTTATTACCCTAGAAGGAGTATAAGGGGGGAGCGATACAAACTTATTCAAAACATCGATGTTGGCAGAGGGGAATTTCCTGCTTTTTCTGCCTATGCTGATCCTGATTTTGGGTCCGGTGCTACGATTGAAGAAATTGCAGCTTCTGACGAAAGGATTCGTCAGGCATATGAAAGGTGGAGAAAGCCTCCTGAATGGGAGTTATATGATCTACAGGAAGATCCCTGGGAATTTGAGAATTTAGCTGATAAACCAGAATTAGAGACAGTTTTAGTATACATGAAGGAAGCACTTTCAGCTTGGAGAAGGGATACAAATGATCCGTTTTTATCAGCAGATAAACTAAGAAATTACACCTTTGAAATGGATTCAATAAACAACCTTTACCCCGATCATAGTTACCGAAAGGTAGAGGGATTTAAATGGGATTACTTGGATTACCTAAACAATTAA
- a CDS encoding c-type cytochrome — protein sequence MFQILPNRWISFSLICLSLLLISCNSNEKEEQILSEGEIRQKNYIRKIPGKDEHVPDSVLSKGEVLIAYAGCYDCHRIDKKSKGPAFKDIAKRYPIQPAYRDLLARKIISGGFGSWGNPVMAPHPDISFEDAQTMVYYILSLEFQH from the coding sequence ATGTTTCAAATATTACCCAATAGATGGATTTCTTTTTCACTTATTTGCCTGAGTCTGCTATTGATTTCATGTAATTCAAATGAAAAGGAGGAGCAAATTCTGTCCGAAGGTGAAATCCGCCAAAAAAACTACATAAGAAAAATCCCGGGAAAGGATGAACATGTTCCCGACAGTGTACTCTCTAAGGGTGAGGTACTTATCGCCTACGCCGGCTGCTACGACTGTCATAGAATAGATAAAAAATCCAAAGGACCAGCCTTTAAAGATATTGCCAAGCGCTATCCCATACAACCTGCCTATAGGGATTTACTGGCAAGGAAAATCATTTCCGGGGGTTTTGGTTCTTGGGGAAACCCCGTGATGGCCCCTCATCCTGATATTAGTTTTGAAGATGCGCAAACCATGGTTTATTATATTCTATCTCTGGAATTCCAGCATTAA
- a CDS encoding amidohydrolase, producing the protein MRRLFRFTFSLASFACLCLAGQALAQSKLEKRVNENASKVEGKVIEWRRDFHEHPELGNEETRTAGIVATHLRALGMEVTEGVAVTGVVGILKGGKPGPTVALRADMDGLPVTERTAVPFKSKIMTTYNGQESGVMHACGHDSHMAILMGVAEVLAEMQKDLKGTVKFIFQPSEEGLEDKTIDTWGAKQMVEEGVMTDVDVIFGLHINSQTPAGVIKYKPGPAMAAVDELEITVKGKQAHGAYPWSSIDPIVTASQIVMGLQTVVSRNVKIIEIPAIVTIGAIHGGVRHNIIPEQVDMIGTIRTYSQPQQELIHRRIREIGEHIAKSAGAEAEVSIKKMYPVTFNDVDLTAKMQPTLERVAGKDNLWVHDPVTGAEDFSFFQLEKPGLFFFLGGMPVDGDPETAPSHHTPDFYLDESGFVLGVRALSQLTLDYMNL; encoded by the coding sequence ATGAGGAGATTATTTAGGTTTACGTTTAGTTTGGCAAGTTTTGCCTGTCTCTGCCTAGCAGGGCAAGCTCTTGCCCAGAGCAAATTAGAAAAAAGGGTTAACGAGAATGCCAGCAAGGTAGAAGGGAAGGTGATTGAATGGCGTAGAGATTTTCATGAGCATCCTGAACTAGGAAATGAGGAAACCAGAACAGCCGGAATAGTAGCTACCCACCTGAGAGCATTGGGTATGGAGGTCACCGAGGGAGTGGCTGTTACAGGTGTGGTAGGAATCTTAAAAGGAGGGAAGCCAGGACCTACAGTAGCTTTACGAGCAGATATGGATGGATTGCCTGTTACCGAACGAACTGCTGTTCCTTTTAAATCCAAGATAATGACCACTTATAATGGTCAGGAGAGTGGAGTCATGCATGCCTGTGGGCACGATTCTCATATGGCCATACTGATGGGAGTGGCTGAAGTTTTGGCAGAAATGCAAAAAGACCTTAAGGGCACAGTGAAATTTATTTTTCAACCTTCAGAAGAGGGTTTGGAGGACAAAACCATTGATACCTGGGGTGCCAAACAAATGGTAGAAGAGGGTGTGATGACAGATGTTGATGTGATTTTCGGATTGCATATCAATTCTCAAACACCAGCAGGGGTTATCAAATACAAACCGGGACCGGCTATGGCTGCAGTAGATGAGCTAGAAATTACCGTCAAAGGAAAGCAAGCTCACGGTGCTTATCCATGGTCTTCCATAGATCCTATTGTTACTGCTTCACAGATCGTGATGGGATTGCAAACAGTAGTGAGTAGAAACGTGAAAATTATAGAAATTCCAGCCATTGTTACCATAGGAGCAATACATGGTGGAGTTAGACACAATATCATTCCCGAACAAGTAGACATGATCGGTACCATCCGTACTTATAGCCAGCCTCAACAAGAGCTTATCCATCGGAGAATTAGAGAAATAGGAGAGCATATTGCAAAAAGTGCCGGAGCTGAAGCAGAGGTGTCCATTAAAAAAATGTACCCGGTTACTTTCAATGATGTAGATCTGACTGCCAAAATGCAACCAACTTTAGAAAGAGTTGCAGGTAAGGACAATTTGTGGGTGCATGATCCTGTTACAGGAGCCGAAGATTTTAGCTTTTTTCAGTTAGAGAAACCAGGTTTGTTTTTCTTCTTGGGTGGAATGCCTGTAGATGGAGATCCTGAAACAGCCCCTTCCCATCATACACCAGATTTTTATCTGGATGAAAGTGGCTTTGTATTAGGCGTCAGGGCATTGTCACAGCTGACATTAGACTATATGAACCTTTAA
- a CDS encoding sialidase family protein, whose translation MKKHLLIIAVLILNSLSVEAFDPADSTKVAAPATKVKDFIIYQDQTYYATFPSVVKKSNGEYLVAFRRAPDRIVNFKEKGNSHVDPNSYLVGVTSKDGVNWTKEPELIYSHAFGGSQDPCLLQLKDGTLLCASYGWAFLEDDGLENIRKPHFANSKGTVFLGGYLVKSLDGGDTWKGPIYPPSIEPEVNYTPMGNKVPAYNRGALYEGKSGRIFWVVAASDTEKRGKTSNYLLVSDDKGNTWEHLSTVAVDDEVIFNEASAYETPKGDIIAFIRTAKFDDQAVIARSKDGGKTFEKWESMGFQGHPLQALRLPDDRVFLVYGYRHKPYGIRARILNPECTDFATAEEIIIREDGGSTDIGYPWAVNMGEDKVLVTYYFNIDNKNRHIAGTILKIN comes from the coding sequence ATGAAAAAACACTTATTAATAATTGCTGTTTTAATTCTAAACAGCTTGTCTGTGGAAGCTTTCGATCCAGCAGATAGTACTAAAGTAGCAGCGCCTGCAACTAAAGTAAAGGATTTTATTATTTATCAGGACCAAACCTATTATGCTACCTTCCCTTCCGTAGTTAAGAAAAGTAATGGAGAATACCTTGTAGCTTTCAGAAGGGCTCCTGACAGAATAGTAAACTTTAAAGAGAAGGGAAATAGTCATGTAGACCCAAATAGCTATTTGGTAGGAGTGACTTCAAAGGATGGGGTCAATTGGACCAAAGAACCGGAATTGATTTATTCTCATGCATTTGGGGGGTCGCAGGATCCATGCCTATTGCAATTAAAAGATGGTACCCTACTTTGTGCCAGCTATGGTTGGGCATTTTTGGAGGATGATGGTTTGGAAAACATAAGGAAACCACATTTTGCCAATAGTAAAGGTACGGTGTTTCTAGGTGGTTACTTGGTTAAATCTCTTGATGGAGGAGATACTTGGAAGGGGCCTATTTACCCACCATCTATTGAGCCTGAGGTAAACTATACCCCAATGGGGAATAAAGTGCCAGCCTATAACAGAGGAGCCTTGTATGAAGGGAAAAGTGGAAGGATATTTTGGGTTGTTGCAGCAAGTGATACTGAGAAAAGAGGAAAAACCTCTAATTACCTTTTGGTTTCCGATGACAAAGGAAATACTTGGGAACACCTAAGTACTGTTGCTGTAGATGATGAGGTAATCTTTAATGAAGCTTCTGCTTATGAAACTCCTAAAGGTGATATCATTGCTTTTATTCGTACAGCTAAATTTGATGATCAAGCAGTTATTGCACGATCAAAAGACGGAGGTAAAACCTTTGAGAAATGGGAATCAATGGGATTTCAGGGACATCCACTTCAGGCATTGAGATTACCTGATGATAGGGTGTTTTTGGTTTATGGATACCGCCACAAGCCTTATGGTATCAGAGCAAGGATTTTAAATCCTGAATGTACCGATTTTGCCACGGCAGAGGAGATTATTATCAGAGAAGATGGAGGAAGCACAGATATAGGCTATCCATGGGCTGTGAATATGGGAGAGGATAAAGTATTGGTAACTTATTACTTTAATATCGACAATAAGAACCGACACATTGCAGGAACAATTCTTAAAATAAATTAA
- a CDS encoding RagB/SusD family nutrient uptake outer membrane protein — protein sequence MKNLNIALIISLFLFGSCSDLLDVSPTSVITTESFWKTEGDAEGALIGMYVNLRSISTSTLYYLGEARADVVALGTVGDGGWAKYYTNRLQPDNAGPSWQSLYTLVNSANLILKYVPGIDFASEERKNTILAEAYTMRAFTYFVMTRTWGDLPLRMDPTESENPELTQIERTAQSEIFQFIKADIDKALQLFPDNSYAENKMFWSKPATSALKGEVYLWTAKQMGGGNADLQTALDALKDIQNTDVDLLDNFADVFDYDNKGNKEVIMAVRFAELESAGNNYFNAMYLIGSAIPANISSEARETIGAIGGGSNNITVPTTYVKSLFTNDDQRKDASFYEIYTIGENEALTYYTTIVTKGSGTVIGGSRNFIDDIILYRYADVLLMIAEAKNALGEDPSMEINQVRMRAYEDQFDNYAFTSGTVEENNEIILEERLRELAFEGKRWWDLVRFDKAIEMLPTLSEQANPEQKILWPISTSVLSLENKVTQNPGYE from the coding sequence ATGAAAAACTTAAATATAGCTTTAATTATAAGCCTATTTCTATTCGGCTCCTGCTCCGATCTGCTGGATGTTTCACCTACGAGTGTGATTACCACGGAGTCTTTCTGGAAGACAGAAGGGGATGCAGAAGGTGCCTTGATTGGTATGTATGTCAACCTCAGAAGTATTTCTACCTCTACCTTGTATTATCTTGGAGAAGCAAGAGCCGATGTTGTAGCCCTTGGGACCGTGGGCGATGGCGGATGGGCCAAGTATTACACCAACCGCTTGCAACCTGACAATGCAGGGCCAAGTTGGCAGAGTTTGTATACGCTGGTAAATAGTGCCAACTTAATTCTCAAGTATGTGCCGGGAATTGACTTTGCATCTGAGGAAAGGAAAAACACCATCTTGGCGGAAGCATACACAATGAGAGCATTTACCTATTTTGTAATGACGAGAACCTGGGGGGATTTACCCTTGCGTATGGATCCAACGGAAAGTGAAAATCCTGAGTTGACGCAAATTGAAAGAACCGCACAAAGTGAGATTTTTCAATTCATAAAAGCCGATATTGATAAAGCTTTACAGTTGTTTCCTGACAATAGTTACGCAGAAAACAAGATGTTCTGGTCCAAGCCAGCCACTAGTGCACTTAAAGGAGAGGTTTACCTTTGGACGGCAAAACAAATGGGAGGTGGCAACGCTGATCTCCAAACTGCATTGGACGCGTTAAAGGATATCCAAAACACAGATGTAGACTTATTGGATAATTTTGCGGATGTTTTTGATTATGACAATAAAGGCAATAAAGAAGTTATTATGGCTGTAAGATTTGCCGAACTCGAATCTGCAGGTAATAATTATTTCAACGCCATGTATCTCATTGGAAGTGCTATCCCTGCCAATATTTCTTCAGAAGCAAGGGAAACAATAGGAGCAATAGGTGGAGGGAGCAATAATATTACAGTTCCTACAACATATGTTAAATCCTTGTTCACCAATGATGATCAAAGGAAGGATGCCTCCTTTTATGAAATATACACTATCGGGGAGAATGAAGCCTTGACTTATTACACAACAATAGTAACAAAGGGAAGTGGTACCGTAATAGGGGGTAGTAGAAATTTTATTGATGACATTATTTTATACCGGTATGCTGATGTTTTATTGATGATTGCAGAAGCCAAAAATGCGCTGGGTGAGGATCCGTCAATGGAAATTAATCAGGTGAGAATGAGGGCATATGAAGACCAGTTCGATAATTATGCCTTTACATCAGGTACTGTAGAAGAAAACAATGAGATAATCCTTGAAGAAAGGTTAAGAGAATTGGCTTTTGAAGGTAAAAGATGGTGGGATTTAGTGCGATTCGATAAAGCCATCGAAATGCTTCCTACATTAAGTGAACAAGCCAATCCTGAACAAAAAATCCTATGGCCGATCTCTACTAGTGTTTTGAGTTTGGAGAATAAAGTAACTCAAAACCCAGGTTATGAATAA